In Stomoxys calcitrans chromosome 2, idStoCalc2.1, whole genome shotgun sequence, the following proteins share a genomic window:
- the LOC106092644 gene encoding cleavage stimulation factor subunit 2, translating to MADKNSDQSIMDKSMRSVFVGNIPYEATEEKLKEIFSEVGPVVSLKLVFDRESGKPKGFGFCEYKDQETALSAMRNLNGYEIGGRTLRVDNACTEKSRMEMQQLLQGPQVENPYGDHCEAEQAPEIITKTVASLPPEQMFELMKQMKLCIQNNPSEARQMLMLNPQLAYALLQAMVVMRIVDPPTALGMLFKVNQMPPVLGAKPMISSSTGGSQVTSSLQQSPNMPSSAINAAVSGPNFNSMQGSDVDLRPMASINIGPQPTIDHRMSRNIDQDLRVIPNPVPPPLVDIRNQRQQQSSVTTSPTFPTDPRQRPIDPRLRSSGSLGSTQVAQQTTQQQLQNRLASNCGLPNDASDQEKAALIMQVLQLTDEQISQLPPEQRTSILVLKEQIAKSTQR from the exons ATGGCAGACAAAAATTCAGATCAGAGTATTATGGATAAATCCATGCGATCTGTTTTCG tggGCAATATTCCTTACGAAGCGACCGAAGAAAAATTGAAGGAAATATTCAGCGAGGTTGGTCCAGTTGTTTCTTTGAA ATTGGTATTTGACCGAGAAAGTGGAAAACCAAAAGGGTTTGGGTTTTGTGAATATAAAGACCAAGAAACTGCTTTAAGTGCTATGCGAAATCTTAATGGCTACGAAATTGGCGGAAGAACGCTTCGTGTCGATAACGCATGTACTGAAAAGTCTCGAATGGAGATGCAACAACTATTACAAGGACCACAGGTCGAAAATCCATATGGAGATCATTGTGAAGCGGAACAGGCACCGGAAATCATTACCAAAACCGTAGCATCGTTGCCGCCTGAACAAATGTTTGAGTTAATGAAACAAATGAAACTTTGTATTCAAAACAATCCATCGGAAGCACGTCAAATGCTAATGCTTAATCCCCAACTGGCTTATGCTTTATTGCAAGCAATGGTGGTGATGCGAATTGTTGATCCACCAACAGCACTG ggCATGCTATTTAAAGTCAACCAAATGCCACCAGTTTTGGGTGCTAAACCAATGATTTCGTCATCAACGGGTGGTTCACAGGTAACCAGTTCTTTGCAACAATCCCCAAACATGCCTAGTTCGGCCATCAATGCAGCTGTATCTGGTCCCAATTTTAATTCTATGCAAGGTAGTGACGTCGATCTTAGACCCATGGCGAGTATAAATATTGGACCACAACCTACAATAGACCATAGAATGAGTCGTAACATAGATCAAGATTTACGTGTCATTCCAAATCCAGTGCCGCCTCCGCTCGTTGATATAAGAAATCAACGACAGCAGCAGTCATCGGTCACAACCTCGCCTACATTTCCGACAGATCCACGTCAAAGACCTATAGATCCTCGTTTGCGGTCCAGTGGGTCATTGGGATCAACACAAGTTGCGCAACAGACTACCCAACAACAATTGCAAAATCGTTTGGCATCAAATTGCGGTTTGCCAAATGACGCATCTGATCAGGAAAAAGCTGCTTTAATAATGCAAGTGCTGCAACTGACCGACGAACAAATATCTCAGTTGCCTCCTGAGCAAAGAACTAGCATTCTTGTTTTGAAGGAGCAGATAGCTAAAAGTACCCAGCGATGA